A section of the Kluyveromyces lactis strain NRRL Y-1140 chromosome F complete sequence genome encodes:
- a CDS encoding uncharacterized protein (no similarity): MHYWRRVFFLLNFEKFRLKGEYITVNGFDSLHVTGDQFHTKMLPMYFEPRMTIIEVNSGKCTFTFHYWVYINIKAYNHIGVVHWFICTKIMSGNNLSSANHLDSEKLTELLRKKYPFLVMYDGKNDVIDLGKFYLGFAHFMSREITFAEQISSEFIFAFMRIDSERRRLEHDDELFSKASDDLLATRRNINRWAKELEVQILPIVLSAYQILAGDLTEGVEKIKEALRDETLDGLAIRLNILSAYAIDIINEVITIYPEMYNLSVSNKRSLGDYSLHLTLASLLLQSLHLFADLCERHPNLYQRSLQPFTYEQFQIELQEKSEAVTKINEEYEELIKSITTITFNNVINYMKDKKTKLRDTSKEYLSKE; this comes from the coding sequence ATGCATTATTGGCGTCgcgttttttttttactaaattttgaaaaattcagGTTAAAGGGAGAATATATCACTGTAAACGGATTTGATTCTCTTCACGTGACTGGAGATCAATTCCATACTAAGATGCTTCCAATGTATTTTGAACCGAGGATGACTATAATAGAAGTTAACAGTGGAAAGTGCACGTTTACTTTTCATTATTGGGTGTATATCAACATCAAAGCCTATAATCACATCGGGGTGGTTCACTGGTTTATTTGTACCAAAATAATGAGTGGGAACAACTTAAGTTCTGCTAACCATCTGGATAGCGAGAAACTAACAGAATTATTGAGGAAGAAGTATCCTTTTTTGGTGATGTATGATGGGAAGAACGATGTAATAGATCTTGGAAAGTTTTATTTAGGATTTGCACATTTTATGTCGCGAGAAATTACTTTTGCGGAGCAAATCAGCAGCGAATTTATATTCGCCTTCATGCGAATAGACTCAGAAAGAAGACGTCTTGAGCATGATGACGAATTGTTTTCCAAGGCATCCGATGATCTTTTGGctacaagaagaaatataaaCAGATGGGCTAAAGAGTTAGAAGTGCAAATACTTCCTATTGTACTCTCTGCATACCAAATTCTTGCAGGTGATTTAACTGAGGGAGTAGAGAAGATAAAGGAAGCACTTAGGGATGAAACTTTGGATGGATTAGCCATAAGACTCAATATCCTTTCAGCGTATGCTATCGATATTATTAACGAAGTGATAACTATTTATCCGGAAATGTACAACCTGTCGGTATCTAATAAGAGAAGTCTTGGGGATTACTCTCTACACCTCACATTAGCAAGTCTTCTTTTGCAGTCTCTTCATCTATTTGCCGACCTTTGTGAACGCCATCCGAATTTATACCAACGATCGTTGCAACCTTTCACTTATGAACAATTCCAGATAGAATTGCAGGAAAAGTCGGAAGCAGTTACCAAGATCAACGAGGAATACGAGGAACTTATTAAAAGCATTACGACCATAACATTTAACAATGTAATAAATTACATGAAAGACAAGAAGACAAAACTACGAGACACTTCTAAAGAATACCTTTCTAAAGAATAG
- the SPT16 gene encoding chromatin-remodeling protein SPT16 (uniprot|Q00976 Kluyveromyces lactis KLLA0F09889g SPT16 FACT complex subunit SPT16), translated as MSDGGIEIDFQAFYDRFTKLGKAYSGFEGSPNSLLFVLGSTNEENPYQKTTILHNWLLGYEFPATLIAFFKDKGVIITSSAKAKHLLPAVTKFEGSDYKLEIWQRNNKDANHNKKLFEDLIKLLSENGNTVGVPTKDSYQGKLILEWKPLWEEAKKTHSLNVIDCSAGLSSTWKGKDDKEKAYLSVSSKGSDKFMDLMSNEIVNAVDEELKISNSKLSDKIENKIDDSKFLKKLSSDLNPLCPTDEKFDVNFLDWAYSPIVQSGSKFDLKVSARSNNDSLFGKGSILASCGIRYKNYCSNITRTFLIDPTDEMTDNYDFLLILQEKIIDDLLKVEADPTSIYEKTLEFIKEKKPELLSHFTKNVGSLMGLEFRDSAGMINAKPTAHKISENCCYNISLGFGNLKDSKTGQVYAVQLADTVQLSSDGKPSTLTKYTKARSQISFYFNNEEENKAATVKSEKSKPPALPKPDGTSKILRSKLRGESRADDEEKEQIRKENQRKLHERLQKEGLLRYSDADAVDGDEKPKHFFKKYESYVRETQIPSNVRDLKIHVDWKSQTIILPIYGRPVPFHINSYKNGSKNEEGEYTYLRLNFHSPGAGGVGKKTEELPYEENPENQFVRSLTLRSKDGARMSDVFKQITDLKKESTKREQERKALADVVVQAKLVENKTGRTKRLDQIFVRPSPDTKRVPGTVFIHENGIRYQSPLRTDSRIDILFSNIKNLFFQSSKGELIVIIHVHLKNPILMGKKKIQDIQFYREASDMAVDETGNSRRNNMKFRRYGDEDELEQEQEERRKRAALDKEFRYFAEAIAEASDGLLDVDSPFRDLGFQGVPSRSAVFCMPTRDCLIQLVEPPFLVINLNEVEICILERVQFGLKNFDMVFVYKDLTKPVSHINTVPIEQLEFIKTWLTDVDIPYTVSTINLNWSTIMKSLQDDPHQFFLDGGWSFLATGSDDERSDESEEEISEYEASDEDPSDEEVYSEEEEDYSDDEKFSDEGSDDFADGSEDDEGDDWDDLEKKAAKADRNSNYKE; from the coding sequence ATGAGTGACGgaggaattgaaattgatttccAAGCCTTTTATGATAGGTTTACAAAATTAGGGAAGGCATATTCTGGATTTGAAGGTTCTCCAAATAGTCTTCTCTTTGTACTTGGTTCGACTAATGAGGAAAACCCTTATCAAAAGACCACCATTTTGCATAATTGGTTGCTAGGGTATGAGTTTCCAGCTACATTGATTGCCTTTTTCAAGGATAAAGGTGTCATCATAACCAGCAGTGCTAAGGCGAAACATCTTTTGCCCGCTGTTACTAAGTTTGAAGGATCAGATTACAAACTTGAGATCTGGCAAAGAAATAACAAGGATGCAAATCACAATAAGAAATTGTTTGAGGACCTCATCAAGCTGTTATCAGAAAACGGTAATACTGTCGGTGTCCCAACGAAGGATTCATATCAAGGTAAGCTCATTCTTGAATGGAAACCGCTTTGGGAAGAAGCTAAAAAGACGCATTCTTTAAACGTAATCGATTGCTCTGCTGGTTTGTCTTCTACTTGGAAGGGCAAAGATGATAAGGAAAAGGCTTACCTTTCTGTATCCAGTAAGGGATCTGACAAATTCATGGATCTTATGTCAAATGAAATCGTCAATGCTGTTGACGAAGAACtaaaaatatcaaattctaAGTTGTCagataaaattgaaaacaagaTAGATGATTCcaagtttttgaagaaactttcaaGTGATCTAAATCCTTTGTGTCCTACCGACGAGAAATTCGACGTTAATTTCCTTGATTGGGCCTATTCTCCAATTGTGCAATCAGGTTCTAAGTTCGACCTTAAGGTTTCTGCTCGTTCTAACAACGACTCACTTTTCGGAAAGGGTTCCATCCTAGCCTCATGCGGTATCAGATACAAGAATTACTGTTCCAATATCACCAGAACTTTTTTGATTGACCCGACAGATGAAATGACTGACAATTATGACTTTTTATTGATTTTGCAAGAGAAGATCATCGATGATTTATTAAAAGTAGAAGCTGATCCAACATCTATTTATGAAAAGACACTggaattcatcaaagaaaagaaaccGGAATTATTATCTCACTTTACTAAAAATGTTGGTTCTTTGATGGGGTTGGAATTTAGAGACTCTGCTGGTATGATCAATGCTAAACCAACCGCTCATAAAATTTCAGAGAATTGCTGTTACAATATTTCACTCGGATTTGGGAATTTAAAGGATAGTAAAACTGGTCAGGTATATGCTGTTCAATTAGCAGATACCGTTCAACTTTCTTCTGATGGAAAGCCATCCACTTTGACCAAGTACACAAAGGCTAGATCCCAAATCTCGTTTTACTTCAACAACGAAGAAGAGAACAAAGCTGCAACTGTTAAATCTGAAAAAAGCAAGCCTCCTGCTTTACCAAAACCTGATGGTACATCGAAGATTTTGAGATCTAAGCTACGTGGAGAAAGTCGTGctgacgatgaagagaaagaacaaatccGCAAAGagaaccaaagaaaacttCATGAAAGATTACAGAAGGAAGGTTTACTCAGATACAGTGATGCAGATGCAGTAGATGGCGATGAGAAGCCAAAgcatttcttcaaaaagtACGAATCTTACGTTAGGGAAACTCAAATACCATCCAATGTACgtgatttgaagattcaTGTCGACTGGAAGAGTCAGACAATCATTCTACCAATCTATGGTAGACCTGTACCTTTTCATATCAATTCATACAAAAACGGTTctaaaaatgaagaaggtgaatACACTTATCTCAGATTGAATTTCCATTCTCCTGGTGCTGGAGGTGTCGGTAAGAAAACTGAGGAGTTGCCGTATGAAGAGAACCCAGAGAATCAATTTGTTCGTTCTCTAACTTTAAGATCTAAGGATGGTGCTCGCATGAGCGatgttttcaaacaaattaCTGATCTTAAGAAGGAATCTACCAAACGTGAACaggaaagaaaagcttTGGCTGATGTTGTTGTCCAGGCTAAATTGGTGGAGAACAAAACTGGTAGGACTAAACGTTTGGACCAAATCTTTGTCAGGCCTAGTCCCGATACCAAGCGTGTGCCAGGTACGGTGTTCATTCATGAAAATGGTATCAGATACCAGTCTCCATTGAGGACAGATTCAAGAATTGATATCCTATTCTCAAACATCAAGAATCTATTCTTCCAATCATCAAAGGGAGAACTTATTGTGATCATTCATGTTCATCTAAAGAATCCTATTTTAATGggtaaaaagaagatccaagatattcaattttacaGAGAAGCATCTGATATGGCTGTCGATGAGACAGGAAACAGCAGACGCAACAACATGAAATTTAGAAGATATggtgatgaagatgaattagaacaagaacaagaagaaagaagaaaacgtGCTGCCCTTGATAAAGAATTTAGATATTTTGCTGAAGCTATAGCAGAGGCATCCGATGGTCTCCTAGATGTAGATTCTCCATTTAGAGATCTTGGTTTCCAAGGTGTTCCTTCTAGATCAGCCGTGTTCTGTATGCCAACGAGAGACTGCTTAATTCAATTAGTTGAACCGCCATTTTTAGTCATAAATTTGAACGAAGTTGAGATTTGTATACTTGAAAGAGTTCAATTTGGATTGAAGAACTTTGACATGGTCTTTGTTTATAAAGATTTGACAAAGCCTGTTTCTCATATAAACACTGTACCAATTGAGCAACTTGAATTCATTAAGACATGGTTAACAGATGTTGATATTCCATATACTGTTTCTACAATTAACTTGAACTGGTCGACAATCATGAAGTCGCTACAAGATGATCCtcatcaattctttttggaTGGTGGGTGGTCGTTCTTGGCAACTGGATCCGATGATGAAAGATCTGATGAGAGCGAGgaagaaatttcagaaTACGAGGCATCTGATGAGGATCCATCTGATGAGGAAGTGTactctgaagaagaagaggattATTCGGATGACGAAAAATTCAGTGATGAAGGGTCAGATGATTTCGCCGATGGATCAGAAGATGACGAAGGTGATGACTGGGATGACttagaaaagaaagcaGCTAAGGCAGATCGTAATAGCAATTACAAAGAGTAA